The Vibrio quintilis DNA window TTGAATATATGCATAACGTTGACATAGACGCTCTGTCACTGGGAGACATCATTAAAGAACATTTCGGCGTTGAATGTTTTATCGGTAACGATATCCGGGGCTTAGCCCTGGCAGAACATTATCTTGGAGCCAGTCAGGATTGTCAGGACTCAATTCTGATCAGTGTCGGACGCGGGACCGGTGCCGGTATGATAGTAAATGGCCGGATTTTTCTGGGTTATAACCGAAATGTCGGTGAAATTGGTCACATTCAGATCGACCCGCTGGGCTCCCAATGTCAGTGTGGTAATTTTGGTTGCCTGGAAACTGTGGCGTCAAATCCAGCGATCGTCAAAAGAGTTAAACATTTATTAAGTCAGGGATATCAATCTACACTGAATGAATTGCATAACATCACGATTGAAGACATCTGTACCCATGCAAATCAGGGAGACGAACTCGCCCGGCAAACACTCATTAAGGTTGGCAATTATTTAGGTAAAGCTGTCGCCATTACTGTGAATCTGTTTAATCCACAGAAAATTGTTATCGCAGGACAAGTGACCACAGCTCAGGAATTGATTTTTCCGGCTATCGAAAGAAACGTGCAAAACCAATCTTTAAAAGCCTTCCATCAAAAATTACCTATTGTTGCTTCCCAGGTATACAAACAGCCAACAATTGCTGCTTTTGCGATGATCAAGCGAGCAATGCTAAACGGTGTTCTTCTCCAGAAGTTACTCGAGAAATAGTGCTGAATGCTATAAAAGGTCATGGCTTTTTATAGCGTTAGCCGTTTTCGCATACTGATCCATTTTTCATGTCATTGCAGATTATTTGCCATGATTCGCATAAAAACACGCCAGCATCCGAATAAATTTTAATAATCAGATGATAAATTAAATAATATTTAATGCTTGGTGGCTTTTTTTATTAAAACAATTAAAAATGGGTTGTTTTTTTAAGAAATACTGGCAAATTAACCTCAAATAAAAATTTTATTAAGGAATGAGTATGTGTTCTGTTTTCGGTATTCTGGATATAAAAAGTGATGCAACAAAACTTCGTCCTGTTGCGCTTGAAATGTCTAAAAAACTTCGTCACCGTGGACCTGACTGGTCAGGTATTTACGCTTCTGATAAAGCAATTCTGGCTCACGAAAGACTTGCAATTGTTGGCCTGAACAGCGGTGCTCAACCAATCTACAGCCCCGATAAAAAACACATACTGGCCGTTAATGGAGAAATCTATAACCATAAAGAGCTGCGCGCTCGCTATGAAGGTAAATATGATTTCCAAACTGATTCAGACTGTGAAGTTATTCTGGCTTTATATCAGGATCTTGGCGTCGAACTCCTTGAAGAACTCAATGGGATTTTTGCATTCATTCTTTATGATGAAGAGAAAGATATCTATCTTGTTGGCCGGGATCACATTGGAATAATTCCGCTTTATCAGGGACTGGATGAGCATGGTAACTATTATGTTGCTTCTGAAATGAAAGCATTAGTTCCTGTATGTAAGACAATCAGTGAATTCCCTCCGGGCTGTTATTACAGCTCATCAGATGAGAGTCCGGTCAGATATTATGTCCGGGACTGGAACGAATATAATGCTATCAAAGGCAATACTACATCCAAAGAAGAATTAACTCAGGCACTGGAAGCCGCAGTGAAACGACAGCTAATGACTGATGTACCCTACGGTGTGCTGCTGTCCGGCGGACTCGATTCTTCGATTACGTCCGCTGTCGCAAAAAAATATGCCGCACTGCGTGTTGAAGACAATGATCAATCAACTGCATGGTGGCCACAGCTTCACTCATTTGCTATTGGCCTTGAAGGGGCACCCGACCTGAAAGCGGCTAAAGAAGTCGCAGAGAAAATCGGCACCGTACACCATGAAATGACATACACAATCCAGGAAGGACTGGATGCGATCAGAGATGTTATCTATCACATTGAAACATACGATGTCACGACAATCCGTGCCTCAACACCAATGTTTTTGATGGGTCGGAAAATCAAAGCAATGGGTATAAAAATGGTACTTTCCGGAGAAGGTGCTGATGAAATCTTTGGTGGATATCTGTATTTCCATAAAGCACCAAATGCACAGGAATTCCATGAAGAAACCGTTCGCAAGCTGCTTGCACTGAATATGTTTGATTGTGCCCGGGCGAATAAGTCTCTGGCTGCCTGGGGTGTTGAAGGCCGGGTACCATTCCTGGATAAAGAGTTTATTGATGTTGCGATGCGCCTGAACCCTGCTGATAAAATGTGTGGCAACGGCAAAATGGAAAAACACATTTTGCGCGAATGTTTTGAGCATTATCTACCAGATTCAATTGCATGGCGCCAAAAAGAACAATTCTCTGATGGTGTTGGCTATGGCTGGATTGACACATTAAAATCTGTTGCGGAAGAAAAAATCACGGATCAGCAGATGGAAACAGCACAATACCGTTTCCCTTACAATACTCCAGCAACTAAAGAAGGTTATGTGTACCGGGAGATTTTTGAAGAGCTGTTCCCATTAGAATCAGCGGTCAAATGTGTACCGGGAGGTCCGTCAGTGGCCTGTTCTTCGGCAAAAGCTGTTGAGTGGGATGAATCATTCAAAAACTGTATTGACCCGTCAGGCCGTGCAGTACAAACGGTTCACAACGACGCCTATTAAATTCGTTTTCCCCCGGCATTCACGAAATGCCGCGGGTTAAACACATAAAGATAGATGATGAAAGGGACACAAGAAATTGTGTCCCTTTTTTATTTTCAACAAATCGGCACACCAAACAAAATTTTATCTCAAATTAATCACTAAAAAACAGATAACAATTCAGCTCAAGAATAATTAAACAGAACTTAATCTCATATAATAATCAATAACCAGTAAAATAGGCTAAGAAAAAGCCAGATATTAACCAAAAACACAATAATCTTGATTTTGATCAAAAATCAACACATTTACCCAACACACATTATTAAAGTAAAATAAACATCTTATACACAAATCACAGACAGAATATATGACAAACCAACATCAGCTTTTTGGTCATCCCAAAGGCTTATTCCTGCTCTTTGGTACAGAGCTATGGGAACGATTCTCTTATTACGCAATGCGTGCCATTCTTGTTTTATATCTCACAGATACAACCTTACATGGCGGTTTGGGCTGGACAACAAAAGAAGCATTAGATTTATACGGAATTTATACCGGTCTTGTTTACATTACACCGCTGATCGGCGGTTGGCTGGCAGATAATTATTTCGGTCAGCGAAAATCCATTCTTGCCGGCGGAGCTTTAATGGCATTAGGGCAATTTACACTGGCACTTCCTCACCAGTATCTGGGCTTAGATACAGCACACTCATTTTATCTCGGACTGGCTTTATTAATTGCAGGGAACGGATTATTTAAACCCAATATTTCAACAATGGTTGGTGATCTATATGAAGAAGGAGATCATCGTCGTGACGGTGCTTTCACCATTTTCTACATGGGTATCAACCTGGGTGCACTTATTGCCGGGGTAATTTCTGGTTCTGTCACCGATAGCTTTGGCTGGAAAGCCGGATTTGTTGCTGCCGGTACTGGTATGGTTATCAGTATTATTATTCAGATCGTTTTTGCTAAGTCGCTACTGGGAGATATTGGTCTGGTACCTGCTGCAACCCGGGATATGCACAGCAAACATGCGGCGACTAAACAACCTCTGAGTAAAAAAGAGATTGATCGATTGAAAGTCATTCTGATCATGGGGTTATTTGTTGTTGTATTCTGGGCTGGATTCGAACAGGCAGGCGGTCTGATGAATATCTATACTCAGAATTATACTGATCGAATGCTGGGTGATTTTGAAATTCCGGCAGCGTGGTTCCAGTCTTTAAATCCATTTTTTATCATTACACTTGCGCCGGTATTAGCTGCACTATGGATTAAATTAGGTAAGCGGGAGCCAAATTCTCCGGTTAAATTTGCATTTGGTTTATTTTTTCTGGCTATCGGTTTTTTATGTATGGTTGGTGCAGCACTGGAACAAGGAGGCGATACAGCGGTGAAAACATCGATGCTTTGGCTGGTCGGTGCCTTCTTCTTTCATACAATCGGCGAGCTATGCTTATCCCCTATCGGTTTATCTATGGTGACTAAACTCGCTCCGCTTCGTCTGGCTTCACTGATGATGGGCGTCTGGTTTGGATTTAATGCAATAGCAAATTATGTCGCCGGATTAATTGGCGCACATGTCGGAGAATTGGGCGCACTCGCTATTTTTGGCGGTATTGCCGTGACAGCCACAATATCAGGTCTGATACTACTGCTATTCTCATCACAACTGATTCAGTGGATGCACGGTGCGGAACAGCCAGCATATTTAAGCAATGCAACACCGGAAGAAGCCCCTGCATAAACTTTCTTCGGTTTAAATCAACTCAAGATTTCAGAAAAGGCATCCGATCAATGAACGATGCCTTTTTAATTTTCGCCGCTGCCCGTAATACCAGAGACCTGACACATCATCTCAATATGTTGATCGTCATCATTCAGGCAAGGAATATAAGTAAAGGTTTTCCCACCGGCTTCTTCAAAAATCTGGCGACATTCTACCGAAATTTCTTCCAGCGTTTCTAAACAGTCAACCGAAAATGCCGGCGCAATAATATCGATGTTTCTAATGCCTTTTCCGGGCAGTTGTTCCAACGTTTTATCCGTATAAGGTTGTAACCACTCTTCCTTGCCAAACCGGGACTGATAGCTCATACCAATTTGTTGCTCGTTCAAATCTAATGCTTCCGCTAACAACCGGGTTGTTGACTCACAATGCTGAGGATAAATATCACCATTATCCGCATAACGCTGAGGAATGCCGTGATATGAACATAACAGATAATCACCTTTACCATGGCGCTGCCATGATTCTCTGACCTTTGAGGCCAGTGCATGAATATAGGCTGAAGAGTCGAAATAATGGCTGATAAAATGTAACCCCGGAGTCACTTCCAGAGAACGCATAGCCTGAGAGACACGATCAAATACACTTGCGGTGGTTGTCCCTGAGTACTGAGGATACAAAGGAAGCACAGTGATCTCAGTTACTCCCTGACTGATCAGGGAGTTCACCCCATCCTGAACAGAAGGAGAACCATACGTCATACCCAAGGCAACAGGTACACCAGCCCGCTTCTGTAATTTCTCAGTCTGCGAGCGGGAAAAAACCATTAACGGTGACCCCCCTTCCATCCATATCGACTGATATAACTTCGCGACTTTGGGTGAACGACGGGGCAGGATAATTCCATGTAATACCGGACACCATACCCACCGGTTCAGATCAACAACCCGGTGATCATGTAAAAATTCACTTAAGAAGCGCTTTACGGCAGATGCTGTTGGCGCTTCGGGCGTTCCCAGATTGACTAATAAAATACCTTGCCTGTTATTTTTCATCGGTGTTCTCAATCCTCTTTGCATCGTTCGTAAAAAAACGCCATCATGCCCTGAATCTGAATGAAAAAAAAGCGCCTCTCCGGAGTCGCTTTCTCATCAAAACAATAAGATCCGTTAATCTATATTAACGGCTCAGTGCAGTTTCAATATCTGCACTGACATCTGCAACCTGTTTTGTGCCATCAAATTTCAGGTATGTCGTACGTCCGGCAGACGCTTCCTGACCATAGTAATCAATTAATGGCGCAGTTTGATCATGATAAACTTTCAGACGGGAACGAACCGTTTCTTCTTTATCATCATCACGAACAACCAGCTCTTCACCCGTGATATCATCTTTACCTTCAACTTTAGGCGGATTATAGACAACATGATAAGTACGGCCTGATGCAAGGTGAGCACGACGACCAGCCATACGTTCAACGATAACATCATCAGCAACATCAAACTCAATCACGTAATCAACAGCAATTCCCATTTCCTTCAGACCATCAGCCTGAGGAATTGTTCTCGGAAATCCATCAAGTAAAAAGCCTTTTTCACAATCTGGTTGAGCAATTCTTTCTTTAATTAAGCCTAAAATAATATCATCTGAAACCAACTGACCAGCATCGATAACTGCTTTAGCCTGCTTACCAAGTTCAGT harbors:
- the nagC gene encoding DNA-binding transcriptional regulator NagC encodes the protein MNDTQKGNVDLVKQLNSAAVYRLIDQQGPISRIQVAEISQLAPASVTKITRQLLEKGLIKEVAQQASTGGRRAISLETEVVPFHSVAVRLGRDYIQISLYDLSGQELTSEYHEFDYQHQRELLDGLIHYIQRFIDDKKLLIEQFIAIGVVLPGLVNPETGVVEYMHNVDIDALSLGDIIKEHFGVECFIGNDIRGLALAEHYLGASQDCQDSILISVGRGTGAGMIVNGRIFLGYNRNVGEIGHIQIDPLGSQCQCGNFGCLETVASNPAIVKRVKHLLSQGYQSTLNELHNITIEDICTHANQGDELARQTLIKVGNYLGKAVAITVNLFNPQKIVIAGQVTTAQELIFPAIERNVQNQSLKAFHQKLPIVASQVYKQPTIAAFAMIKRAMLNGVLLQKLLEK
- the asnB gene encoding asparagine synthase B, coding for MCSVFGILDIKSDATKLRPVALEMSKKLRHRGPDWSGIYASDKAILAHERLAIVGLNSGAQPIYSPDKKHILAVNGEIYNHKELRARYEGKYDFQTDSDCEVILALYQDLGVELLEELNGIFAFILYDEEKDIYLVGRDHIGIIPLYQGLDEHGNYYVASEMKALVPVCKTISEFPPGCYYSSSDESPVRYYVRDWNEYNAIKGNTTSKEELTQALEAAVKRQLMTDVPYGVLLSGGLDSSITSAVAKKYAALRVEDNDQSTAWWPQLHSFAIGLEGAPDLKAAKEVAEKIGTVHHEMTYTIQEGLDAIRDVIYHIETYDVTTIRASTPMFLMGRKIKAMGIKMVLSGEGADEIFGGYLYFHKAPNAQEFHEETVRKLLALNMFDCARANKSLAAWGVEGRVPFLDKEFIDVAMRLNPADKMCGNGKMEKHILRECFEHYLPDSIAWRQKEQFSDGVGYGWIDTLKSVAEEKITDQQMETAQYRFPYNTPATKEGYVYREIFEELFPLESAVKCVPGGPSVACSSAKAVEWDESFKNCIDPSGRAVQTVHNDAY
- a CDS encoding peptide MFS transporter, producing the protein MTNQHQLFGHPKGLFLLFGTELWERFSYYAMRAILVLYLTDTTLHGGLGWTTKEALDLYGIYTGLVYITPLIGGWLADNYFGQRKSILAGGALMALGQFTLALPHQYLGLDTAHSFYLGLALLIAGNGLFKPNISTMVGDLYEEGDHRRDGAFTIFYMGINLGALIAGVISGSVTDSFGWKAGFVAAGTGMVISIIIQIVFAKSLLGDIGLVPAATRDMHSKHAATKQPLSKKEIDRLKVILIMGLFVVVFWAGFEQAGGLMNIYTQNYTDRMLGDFEIPAAWFQSLNPFFIITLAPVLAALWIKLGKREPNSPVKFAFGLFFLAIGFLCMVGAALEQGGDTAVKTSMLWLVGAFFFHTIGELCLSPIGLSMVTKLAPLRLASLMMGVWFGFNAIANYVAGLIGAHVGELGALAIFGGIAVTATISGLILLLFSSQLIQWMHGAEQPAYLSNATPEEAPA
- the hemH gene encoding ferrochelatase — translated: MKNNRQGILLVNLGTPEAPTASAVKRFLSEFLHDHRVVDLNRWVWCPVLHGIILPRRSPKVAKLYQSIWMEGGSPLMVFSRSQTEKLQKRAGVPVALGMTYGSPSVQDGVNSLISQGVTEITVLPLYPQYSGTTTASVFDRVSQAMRSLEVTPGLHFISHYFDSSAYIHALASKVRESWQRHGKGDYLLCSYHGIPQRYADNGDIYPQHCESTTRLLAEALDLNEQQIGMSYQSRFGKEEWLQPYTDKTLEQLPGKGIRNIDIIAPAFSVDCLETLEEISVECRQIFEEAGGKTFTYIPCLNDDDQHIEMMCQVSGITGSGEN
- the adk gene encoding adenylate kinase, which produces MRIILLGAPGAGKGTQAQFIMEKYGIPQISTGDMLRAAIKAGTELGKQAKAVIDAGQLVSDDIILGLIKERIAQPDCEKGFLLDGFPRTIPQADGLKEMGIAVDYVIEFDVADDVIVERMAGRRAHLASGRTYHVVYNPPKVEGKDDITGEELVVRDDDKEETVRSRLKVYHDQTAPLIDYYGQEASAGRTTYLKFDGTKQVADVSADIETALSR